The Corynebacterium occultum sequence CTCAGCAGGGTGACCTGGCGTGCGATCCAGTTGTCACTGACCTGCTGCGTATCGACACCCCCGATCCACACCTTCCCACCATCTGGCCGCAGCAACCCGGCGAGCAATGCCGCCAGGGTTGATTTTCCTGCTCCGGAGGTGCCCACCAGCGCGGTGGTGCTACCCGGATCCAGCACCAGGCTCAGTTCCTGAATCAGCCCGGCACCACCCGGATAAGCATAAGACAAGTTCTTGATCTTGACTTCTGGGGGTTTTTCCAGATTTTCAGGCTCTTCCCGGTGGGTGACCCCACCTCCGATCCGGGCCAGGGACACCGCCCGCCCCAACCCGGTGATCGCGGTCTGGATTTCCCCGGCGAAAAGCATCACATTGAAAAGGTGCACCTCCATGCGCACGATCAGCACCACCGCAGCGGTGGCTGCCCCGGGGCTCAGGAGCTCCTGTTGGACAAGCCAGGTGCCCAGCAGGAAGGTCAACAGCAGCAGCAGACCATAGGCGAAGAAACCCAGACCGAGGATGCGGGTGAAGATGGGGGCACGGTCTGCCCGGGCCTGGACCGCCACCCAGGAGGAACTGGCCATGCGGGTGTGCGCCCACCGGTCAAGCCCCAGGATGCGGAGGGTCTGCGCACCGCGGATGGTGTCGAGCAGGAGGTTATTTCTTCGGGCCTCAGCACTGGAGACGATATTGCTGGCCTGCGGAATGTACCGCAAGACGGTACGGACCCCGGGGATGAGGATGAGGGTGACGCTGAGGAAGACCAGGAGGTAGGACCAGTGGATCAGTCCCAGGGAGAGAATGGTCGCCGGAAACATCAGGGTGGTGATCACCAGGCGAACCCCGATGAATGAGGTGATGCGGACGGTAGTGTCGATGTCCTGGGTGATACGCGTGATCAGATTGCCGGTACCCAGGGCCATCACCTCCGGCACCGGGGCGCGCAGAGCCGCGGCGAGGGCATCTTTGCGCAGGTCGACCGAGAGCCGGCGGACCCGGGAGATGATCAGGTAGCCACCTGATGCCCGACCGATGGTCTCCAGCAGCAACAAAGCAGCCACCACCCCGAGCAGAAGACCGAAACCTGCAGCACCACCCCCGAGCACGGGCAACGCTCCCCCGCCGTCGATCAGATCCACCGAGAAGCCCAGCAGGGTGGAGGTGCCGACCATGCAGAGCAGGGTGAGCAGAAAGATCGGGGTGGCCAACAGGTACCAGCCGGGCCCCGGACGTGCGGGCAGGGTGCCCAGGTGCCGCAGGGAAATGGCCAGGGTCGTCGGCGGGAGGGCATCTGCCTGCCGCCCGGCGGAATTCACCGCCCGACCTCTCCGCGGAACACCTGATCAGCCAGGGAACGCCAGGTGGGGTTGGTGGTGATCACGATGGTGACCTTCCCGGCGCGTAACTGCCTGATGGCCCGGGCAACCTGGTCGAGGGTGACGGCATCCAGACCGGTGGTGGGATCGTCGAGGATGAGGACCTCGGGGTCGCGGGCCAGGACCCGGGCCAGGGCCACGCGTTGACGTTGGCCCCCGGAGAGGTTGAGTCCGGCCTCCCCGATCGGGGTGTCGGGCAGCTGGAGCTGCTGGCCTGTCTGGGGCAGCTGGCCACCCAGGCGGCGGAGGATGTCCCCGCAGGCTGCGGCAGTCAGGGCGGCCACCAGCTTCTGGGGTGGGATGTTCCCCTCGGGGTTGAGGTTGTCTGCCAGGGTGCCCTCGAAGACGTGGATTCGGTGTGGTGCGAGCAGCACCTGTTCTGGAGGGTGGTGGGAGGCCAGGCGGGTCAGTTGCTCGAGCATGTTCTGCTGTTGGGTGGCGTCATGTGGGTGCCAGATGCTTAAGCCGGTGGGTAATTCCGCGGGATGTGGCGGCGGCTTCCGGTTCTGCTCTGGCGCTGCCCTGTCAAGGTCCGTGAGGAGACCACTGACCCTCTGGGTGGAGGCCGCGCCCCGGGCCCAGACTTCGCTGAACATGCCGAAGGAGTAGCCCATCACCGTCAGGGCAGGTGGCACCAGCAGGGTGACACTGATCATCTCACCCGGGGTGATGACCTGGGTGAAAGCCAGCAGGCCGGCATAACTGAGCAGGCCGATGGTGCACAGGGTGGGCACCAGTTGGCGCAGAAAGGTCAGCCAGGCCTGGAGTCGGGCTTCCACCAGCATCAGCATCAGGGCCTGCTCGGCGGTCCGGGCGAAACGTTTCTCGCTCTGCTCGGTCGCCCCGAGACCCTTGAGCACCCGGGAACCCTGAGCCAGGTCGGTGGCGACGGAGATGGAGGTGGCTTCCGCGGCGCGGCGGCGGGCCGAGATCCGGGTCAGGGGTTTGGCACTGATCCAGGTTGCCAGGGCGGTGAGCAGACCACCGACCGGGAGGAGCACCGCGATGATCCCGGAGATCGGGAGGAGCGCGATGGTGGAGCCAAGCAGGAAACCGATCATCATCACCGGGAAACCCAGCACCTGTTTGAGTTCCCCGATCTGCATCGAGTCCTGGTCGACGGTGTTGAGGACGGTGCCCGGCGCGATCCGGGGGTCAGGAGCGGCCAGCACCCTGGCGCTTAATTCCAGGCGCAGGGTGTGCACGGTTCGGGCCGCACCCAGATCGCCCAGGGCGTCCCCGGTGGCCCCCAGGATGAAGCTGGAGAAAAGCAGGCCGATGATCACCACCCCGATCCAGATCACCGCTCCCGGGTCTTCCCCGCCGAAGGCCACGTCGGTGCCGCGTCCGATGAGGAGGGATATCATCGCGCCCAGCAGATTGGACACCAGCATGCTCAGCAGGATGCCGGCGGCGGCGATGGGGTGGGCCCAGAGCAGGGCCCAGGTACGTCGCGACAGTGAGGTTCCGGCAGACAGGGTGGCGTCGAGAAGCGCTCGGTCGTCGGGTGGGGATTCGGGCACGAACCAGGACCAGGTGGGCATGCGCCTGAAACGCGGGGCCATAGCTCTTAAAGTTACCCCAGTCACAGTCCTGGGCCAGGGAAAGGGAAATGTGGATCTCCCGCGGGGTGGTGGGAAGTCTGGGCTTAGCAATGCTTACAAAGATGTCATTAAATCTTGCCGAAACCATCCTCTAGCTGCCGATTTGTAAAGAAATGCGGCTTAAGGCTACAGTATTCCATGTGCCCAGCCGAGAGGTTGAGAACACAAACACCCAGC is a genomic window containing:
- a CDS encoding ABC transporter ATP-binding protein gives rise to the protein MVGTSTLLGFSVDLIDGGGALPVLGGGAAGFGLLLGVVAALLLLETIGRASGGYLIISRVRRLSVDLRKDALAAALRAPVPEVMALGTGNLITRITQDIDTTVRITSFIGVRLVITTLMFPATILSLGLIHWSYLLVFLSVTLILIPGVRTVLRYIPQASNIVSSAEARRNNLLLDTIRGAQTLRILGLDRWAHTRMASSSWVAVQARADRAPIFTRILGLGFFAYGLLLLLTFLLGTWLVQQELLSPGAATAAVVLIVRMEVHLFNVMLFAGEIQTAITGLGRAVSLARIGGGVTHREEPENLEKPPEVKIKNLSYAYPGGAGLIQELSLVLDPGSTTALVGTSGAGKSTLAALLAGLLRPDGGKVWIGGVDTQQVSDNWIARQVTLLSQEVHLFAGPLRQDLQMAAPGAGDELLIDALTRVGLPPGGAHFSRWFPQDLDTPVGAGAEELAPEVAQQVALARILLRNPPVLILDEATSEAGSDSSRLLEQAAAVAAQGRTALVVAHRLDQAVSADRVILMEEGELLEDGTHEQLLAAGGRYAGLYQRWRQGGGEVGQV
- a CDS encoding ABC transporter transmembrane domain-containing protein, whose product is MAPRFRRMPTWSWFVPESPPDDRALLDATLSAGTSLSRRTWALLWAHPIAAAGILLSMLVSNLLGAMISLLIGRGTDVAFGGEDPGAVIWIGVVIIGLLFSSFILGATGDALGDLGAARTVHTLRLELSARVLAAPDPRIAPGTVLNTVDQDSMQIGELKQVLGFPVMMIGFLLGSTIALLPISGIIAVLLPVGGLLTALATWISAKPLTRISARRRAAEATSISVATDLAQGSRVLKGLGATEQSEKRFARTAEQALMLMLVEARLQAWLTFLRQLVPTLCTIGLLSYAGLLAFTQVITPGEMISVTLLVPPALTVMGYSFGMFSEVWARGAASTQRVSGLLTDLDRAAPEQNRKPPPHPAELPTGLSIWHPHDATQQQNMLEQLTRLASHHPPEQVLLAPHRIHVFEGTLADNLNPEGNIPPQKLVAALTAAACGDILRRLGGQLPQTGQQLQLPDTPIGEAGLNLSGGQRQRVALARVLARDPEVLILDDPTTGLDAVTLDQVARAIRQLRAGKVTIVITTNPTWRSLADQVFRGEVGR